Part of the Woronichinia naegeliana WA131 genome, TATAGGGAAGTGGCAAGAAAAGAGTACTTAGCCATAGCAAAAAAACGTCGTGTGTCAAAAAAAGAAAGAAGAAAAGGAACAAAAAAACAACTAGGATATATAAAAAGAAACTTGTCTGATATAGAAAAAATGATAGAAGAGGGAGCAAAGTTAGAAAAACTAACGAAAAAAGAGCAAGAAGAGCTTGTAACGATAGGAAAAGTGTATGAGCAACAGTTAGAAATGTATGAAAAAAAGACAAATAAAGTAGAAAACAGAATTGTGAGTGTAAGCCAACCTCACGTGCGTCCAATAGTGCGTGGAAAAGCGGGAAAAGCAGTAGAGTTTGGAGCTAAAATATCGGCAAGTAATGTGAATGGCTTTGTCTTCTTAGACAAATTAAGTTGGGATAATTACAACGAATCGGGTTCTTCTGGCTTTGCGGTAGAAGATGTATAATAAGATACACTATATGAGGATGGCATCAATGTTATTTTTTCTAGAAAATCTGGTAGATTTGCCAAAGGTAAACATAAGAAATGTGATTCAAGAGGGAAAACAAGCGTTTTTAATACTGAGTTGTCAAGAGGAAGAAGTCAAATGTAATTATTGTGGTAGCTTAACGGATGAATTACATCAGACGAACAGTGTATTAGTAAGGGACTTGTCTATCTCTGGTCAAATGGTATATCTGAAAGTCCCTCGTCGTAAATTTTACTGTAAAGATTGTCAAAGGTTTTTTACAGAAAATCTAGAATTTATGGAAGCCCGTAGGAAATACACAGTGAGGTATGAAGAATATATTTATGGACGAGTAAATGTGAGCAGTGTGGAACAAGTAGGTAGAGAGGAATCTCTATCATGGGATCAAGTGAATGGAATTTACCAACGTCAATGTGAAGCTAAAAAAAAAGATTGGCAAGGAGTAAAACACCTCGGGATGGATGAAATAGCGAAACGAAAAGGTCATCAGAATTTTGTAACAGTGTTAGGAGATATAGAGAAAGGAGAATTAATAGAAGTGATAGATAGTCATCAACAAGATAAAATCATCGAAGTGCTGATGGAGAAAGAATTAGAGGTGAGGGAAGGAGTAGAACAAGTGAGTGTAGATATGTGGGGAGGATTTCCTAAAGTAATAGAAAAAGTATTTCCGAATGCAGTAATTGTAACAGATAGATTTCATGTAATGAAGGCGTTGAATGAAGAATTGAATAAAATCCGTAAACAGACAAAATTGAATGTAAAAATCAAGGGAGAAAAGTGGCTATTATTAAAAAATAAAGAAGACCTAAAAGAGGAAGAGTTAGAAAAACTAGAATTGGTGTTAAAGCAATCTGCTCGTTTGCGTAAAGCGTATGAATATAAAGAGTCATTTAGAGAGATATATGAAAAAGTAAATGATAAGGAAGAAGGAAGATTAAAATTTACAGAATGGTTAGAGAATGCAAAGAGCATTTATACAGATGTAATTAGCACAATTCGTAGGAATTTGGACTCTATTTGTAACTACTTTTTGAGTCGAACGACGAATGGGGCAATGGAAGGCATCAATAATCGTCTTAAACTAATCAAGCGTCAAGCTTATGGATTTATGAACTTTGATAATATGCGAAATCGTTTTTTAGCTTGCTTTTCATGATAAGCTTTAATTATCACTCTTTGTTCAGGAGAACCCGAATCGGGAGATTTACAAGCGCGAATAGAAGAATATAAAAGGGAAACAGGATGTTATCCGGAATCGGTTCATGTGGATAAAATCTATCGAACAAAAGCGAATCGAGCTTATTGTAAAGAAAGGGATATAAGAATGAGTGGTCCCCGATTGGGAAGACCGCCGAAAGAGGTGAGCAAAGAAAAAAAGAAAGAGGCACGCTCAGATGAAAGAGTGCGTAATGCCATTGAGGGTAAATTCGGACAGGGAAAGAGGAAATTTAGTCTTGGTCGAGTGATGGCCAAACTACCTGAGACCTCGGAAACGGTAATTGCGATGAACTTTTTGGTAATGAATCTTTCTACTCTACTTCAGAAGACAAAAAAGAAAACAAAAAGTAAAAAGTTGTAGAGTCGTTTTTCTTGTGAAAAATGGTGTTAATTTTCCTCTCTTTTGTGAGGAGTCAGGGCAAACGCATCTTATCCGAGTAAAACCTTAAGGAGATAGTCCTCGTCCCAACCAGCGCGTAGCCGTTTATTCTTGATACCAAGTTTCAGAGTATTTTCCTTTGTGAGCAAGTTAAGAGCGATATGGCGTAAGACGGCTAAATTCTCAGGAGCAAAATCCTTACGAATGCGACAAGCATCCTCGTTGAAGGCCAAGTCTAGAACCCAATGTAAAGAGTTTTCTATCAACCAATGACTACGAACAGATTGGGATAATTTTTGAGCATTACTCGGCAGGCTACTGATATAGTAGCGAGTCTCATACTCTGTTTTGTCTTTCAATCGTCTCTCCGCTTTAATCATACAGATGCTCGTCAACTTTGCCCATTTTTCCCCACCCAGCAAAAATTCTGTTTGTTCCATCGTCCAGCAACGGCGAATTTCAATCCGTCCATGTCCCTTGTCTATTGTTTGATGAAAATCATGCTTAATTCCCGCAAAATTAACCGATTGAGCATGAGCAAATAATTGTTCAACATCCTCACATAGATTACCTTGATTGCCTTTCAATGCCAAAACATAATCTCCCCCTCGCCCTACTATCTGTTGGGCAATCTTTGTCTGAGTTCCCATGGCATCAATCGTTACGATACAACCTTTGACCTCTAGCATTTTCAGGAGTTTGGGTATCGCCGTGATTTCATTCGATTTGCTTTCCACCTTGCACTGTCCTAGTACTAGACGATTTGCTGTTGCCCATGCACTTACCATCTGAATTGCGCCCTTTCCGTTGGCATTATCATAGGAGTGGCGAAGGGTTTTGCCGTCAATCGCTATCACTTCCCCTTCACTTACCTCCGCTATACTTTTGACCCAATGCAGAAAACAGTCTTGAAATTGCTCTGGATTCAGACTAGCAAATACACGCGCAAACGTATCGTCGGAGGGGATGCCATTCGGCAATTCCAAAATTTTTTTTAGCCATTGATGTTTAGCCTTGCCGAAACTTTCCATGGCTACCCAACCTTCTGCTCCACAAATGACGGCTAAGATGGCAATCGTTAGAATATCAATGAGTTTATGCCGTTTTGTTCGTTCGATGCGAGGGTCATCTATTTCGGCAAAGTGTTCTACCAGTCTATATTTGGGTCGGAGTTTCATCGCTTTTGTTTTCTATGCACTTTCCCTTATTTTCCCTTATCCATCCCTCTATAATGTTCTTGTATCTGTATCATTTTTAGATGCGTTCGCCCTGTGTGAGGAGTGATTTGTGTTGACCTTTTTAGGCAGAAAGGAACAATAGATTAAACAAAATCTGTATTTTGATTTGTTTCCATAAGGATAAGTTATCTATGCTTTTTCAGTCCATACTTCCCTAACCCACATTTCTTTCGTTTTTTGACTTTTTCAGCAAGCCCTATTTAGTGATTGATCAAGTTTGTTTGCAGGTTGCTGACTCTCCAAGAGGCTAAGATTCGAGGAGGAAGTACGAAAAACGTCAGAAATCAGCGAAATCTCTTTTAACTCATAAAAGCGAGATAACGTCTGTATCTTATGTTACTGTTTGAATTTGGAATTGCTGTATTCAAGAAAAACTGTCCTCATTGCTATAGTGAAAAAGTAAAAATACATTCTCATTATCAAACGAAAAGTAACGGGGAACGTAAAATGTTCATTTGTCAAGAATGTAGTTCTTGTTTTGCTGAGACTTATGGTAGCGTAATCGCTGGCTTAGAAACCCCATTAAGTGAAATTGTAAAAGTATTAAAAGCCAGAATGGAAGGAATAGGATTAAATGCAGCAGCCCGAGTATTGGCACTGGTATCGTCTAGCTAGAAGCTACAAACGTTGCAATACGAGAGGTTCAAGAAATCAGGCGAATTTGGAGTAAGTCCTCCCAAGTTAACCCTTTTTCAATTATACCGAGAGCTACAGCAGGAACTTCTCTAGTCGTAAAATGGCTGCGAACAAAGTTATGAACCATCCAGAAAATATCTAGGACTCGCTGTAATCCCACAACAGATTTAGCATAAGTATTTGTACGACGACGAAAGGCGGATAAATAGCGTCGGATAGCACTATTCAATGCCTCAACGTGATTAGCATGAACATCCTTTTCTTCTGGTTTTTCTGTTGTCTCAGGATGCTCAGGTTTCGGAGTTTCTACTTTCTCTAGTTTACCCGCAGAATCTCGACGTTTACTACTCTTATTTTTTAGTCTTACCACAAGACCCTTCGGTAATACTTTGGTGGGACGACCTCGCTTTCCAGTCCTTAATACCCATATTCCGTACCAATTAGAAGAAAATAAATAGGGCTTGCTGAAAAAAGCTGAAACCCTTACGGAGAAAAATAGTAGGCGAATTAAGAACCGCTAGAATGCACGAAAATAGGGTAGAATGCCTCAAAACCATTGCATTAAGAAGAGAGAAAGCAGATGTACCGAAAGCAACAGTACTCAATTGAAACACCAGAAAACTTGAAAAATCTGTTCGGCGGGCAGTTAGATGAAGAAAATCGTTGGATAGAAATGTCAAAAATGATTCCCTGGGAAGAATATGCAAAAAACTTCACAGAAAAAAAAGGAGCCCCAGCCAAATCATTTAGAATGGCATTAGGAGCATTAATTATCAAAGAAATTTCAGGAAAAAGTGACAGAGAAACAGTAGAACAAATAAAAGAGAACCCTTATTTACAGTACTTTATAGGAATGGAAAGCTATAGTAGCAAAGAAGCATTTAATGCGTCAATGATGGTTCATTTTCGTAAAAAAATAGGAATGGAATTAATAAATAAAATTAATAAAGAAATAGAAAAAAAGCGACGGGTGTAGCGTCAGGAAAAAAAGAAAATGAAGGAAAGTTACTGTTAGATGCGACTTGTACACCAGCAGATATAAAATATCCAACGGATATAGGAATATTGAATGATGCCAGAGAAAAA contains:
- a CDS encoding ISL3 family transposase; protein product: MLFFLENLVDLPKVNIRNVIQEGKQAFLILSCQEEEVKCNYCGSLTDELHQTNSVLVRDLSISGQMVYLKVPRRKFYCKDCQRFFTENLEFMEARRKYTVRYEEYIYGRVNVSSVEQVGREESLSWDQVNGIYQRQCEAKKKDWQGVKHLGMDEIAKRKGHQNFVTVLGDIEKGELIEVIDSHQQDKIIEVLMEKELEVREGVEQVSVDMWGGFPKVIEKVFPNAVIVTDRFHVMKALNEELNKIRKQTKLNVKIKGEKWLLLKNKEDLKEEELEKLELVLKQSARLRKAYEYKESFREIYEKVNDKEEGRLKFTEWLENAKSIYTDVISTIRRNLDSICNYFLSRTTNGAMEGINNRLKLIKRQAYGFMNFDNMRNRFLACFS
- a CDS encoding ISAs1 family transposase; translation: MKLRPKYRLVEHFAEIDDPRIERTKRHKLIDILTIAILAVICGAEGWVAMESFGKAKHQWLKKILELPNGIPSDDTFARVFASLNPEQFQDCFLHWVKSIAEVSEGEVIAIDGKTLRHSYDNANGKGAIQMVSAWATANRLVLGQCKVESKSNEITAIPKLLKMLEVKGCIVTIDAMGTQTKIAQQIVGRGGDYVLALKGNQGNLCEDVEQLFAHAQSVNFAGIKHDFHQTIDKGHGRIEIRRCWTMEQTEFLLGGEKWAKLTSICMIKAERRLKDKTEYETRYYISSLPSNAQKLSQSVRSHWLIENSLHWVLDLAFNEDACRIRKDFAPENLAVLRHIALNLLTKENTLKLGIKNKRLRAGWDEDYLLKVLLG